From the Kitasatospora atroaurantiaca genome, the window GCTCTGCTCCTGGCCCTGCGAGGGCATGTTCACGGTCAAGGTCAACTGGCGGACGGGCTTGAAGAGCGGAAAGTCGCTGTTCAGGAGGGTCTTTAGCGCGGCTTGGTCGGCGTCCTGGAGCGGCGCGGACGCCGGGTGGCGTAGTTCGACGACGGTCAGCGCCAACGGTGGGTTGGTGTAGATTTCGCGGTTCCCCATGCCAGCAACCTAGCGCTAAAAAACTCAAACAACAACCAAGATGACAACCGTTTGGAGTAGCCCTCGCGCGGGCCCCCACGCCCGGCAAGGATCGGGTCCCGGACGACCCTGAGCACGACACGACGTTCGTGGCTGGAAGCTGGAGGACCCGGCTGGGCAGGGTGTTGAGGCCGTGCGCCCGATCCGCGACGAGATCAAGACCCTCATCGAACGTCTGATCGCCAAGATCGGCGCCAAGGCCGCCGCTGAGCAGGAGAACTAGTCTCCAGGGCGAGAACTTCCCGGGCTCCTAGACGGCATCGTGAGCCTTGAGTTGATGGACAACATGCGCGCCCAGGCCGAACGCTTCGGCGCCGAGCTAGTGCCGGACGACATCGTAGCTGTCGACCTGACCGGTGACGTGAAGGCCGTCACCGACTCCGAAGGCGGCGGGCACCGCGCCCGCGCCGTGATCATCATCACCGCCTCGCAGTACCGCAAGCTCGGCCTGCCGAAAGAGGACAAGCTCTCCGGCCACGGCGTCTCCTGGTGCGCGACCTGCGATGGCTCCGCGGCAGGATTGTAGACTCCGGCCAGCGGCAACGACTGGTTCCCGGAGCCAATGCGGACCTTTCCCCACAAGCAGCGCCGCGCCTTCAAGGCGCCCCGCTGGACGACGTTCCCCGCGCCCCTTGGGATATCCCGCTCGCCGCGAGCGCGGGCCGGGCGGGAGAATTCCGGCATGTCCTCCAGGAGCCGCATCACACCGACCGTCTACGTCTCGGTCGACATCGAGGCCGACGGGCCGATTCCGGGGCCGTACTCCATGGTCAGCTTCGGTGCGGCCGTTGCGGGCCGGCACGACTCGGCGGGCTTCCGGCGGGCCGAACCACTCGGCTTCTACCAGGAGTTGCGGCCGATCAGCGAGCGGTACGACCCCGAGGCGCTGGCCGTGTCCGGGCTGGACCGGGCCGCGCTGTTGCGTGACGGCGCCGAACCGGCCGTCGCCATGCGGGAGTTCTGCGACTGGCTGGAGGAGATCCGCGTCGACGAGGCCGGTCGGCGGTACCGGCCGGTGATGGTCGGCTACCCCGCCCCGTACGACTGGCTGTTCCTCTACTGGTACCTGGTCAACTTCACCGGCACGAGTCCGTTCGGGCACTCCGGCTGCCTGGACGTCAAGACGCTGTACGCCGCCCGCGCCGGAGTCCCGTTCGCGGGGATCGGCAAGCGCTCGATGCCCGCCGAGCTGCTGCCCGACCTGCCGCACACCCACCATGGGCTGGACGACGCCCGCGAGCAGGCGGTGCTGTTCGCCAATCTGATGGAGTGGCGGGCGGGTTAGGCCGCACTCTCGCGGAAGCGCCGCAGGAGTTCGAGGGCCGGGGCGCTGGTGGGGTCCATGGTCTGGCTCG encodes:
- a CDS encoding exonuclease; translated protein: MSSRSRITPTVYVSVDIEADGPIPGPYSMVSFGAAVAGRHDSAGFRRAEPLGFYQELRPISERYDPEALAVSGLDRAALLRDGAEPAVAMREFCDWLEEIRVDEAGRRYRPVMVGYPAPYDWLFLYWYLVNFTGTSPFGHSGCLDVKTLYAARAGVPFAGIGKRSMPAELLPDLPHTHHGLDDAREQAVLFANLMEWRAG